In Methanomicrobiales archaeon, the DNA window CAGCTGCCGGAGGAGGCGGCGGGCCAGCTCCCGATACCGCCGGATCCGGTCGGCGGTATCCGATCGTCCGAAGATCGAGAGAGGATAGACAAATTTCCCGAGGAGTTTCTGCAGGGAGAAGTTCTTCTTGGTCAGGATCAGGGGAACCACGTTGAACCGGAAGATCCCCTGCACGTAGTTTGCGTAGGCGTAGTATCCTTTGTCACAGACGACGGTATCC includes these proteins:
- a CDS encoding transposase — translated: DTVVCDKGYYAYANYVQGIFRFNVVPLILTKKNFSLQKLLGKFVYPLSIFGRSDTADRIRRYRELARRLLRQLQEQDRFREIRSRIEDVFKIAKNAFSLRRIHRYTTRSVTKAVVLNVLLTGLVISQGFRSKVQLQRLAEW